A genomic window from Triticum urartu cultivar G1812 chromosome 7, Tu2.1, whole genome shotgun sequence includes:
- the LOC125521971 gene encoding uncharacterized protein LOC125521971 isoform X2, with amino-acid sequence MLLCSFCGDVAAPDYHATAAGHGGQYPYYSYGGGADALCRCGRPATMTVPTEEGFFDDIFGARARQLRSRSRSKSTKSSSVISFDEFGSGRSAFRSVTTSGGAVKLLSPPSRPSSGEPDVRFHFLVERCARAPSISSKTQCLSSYTAGLNRTVCRASSWY; translated from the exons ATGCTCCTCTGCAGCTTCTGCGGCGACGTAGCTGCCCCTGACTACCATGCTACCGCGGCCGGCCACGGCGGCCAGTACCCGTACTACTCCTACGGCGGTGGCGCCGACGCCTTGTGCCGCTGTGGCAGGCCGGCGACGATGACCGTGCCCACCGAGGAGGGTTTCTTTGACGACATCTTCGGCGCCCGTGCACGTCAGTTGCGGTCGAGGTCCAGGTCCAAGTCCACCAAGTCGTCGTCGGTGATCAGCTTCGACGAGTTTGGCTCCGGCCGCTCCGCCTTCCGGTCGGTGACCACCAGCGGCGGCGCGGTAAAGCTGCTCTCTCCTCCTTCACGTCCAAGCTCAGGTGAACCAGACGTCAG GTTCCACTTCTTGGTGGAGCGATGTGCGCGTGCACCTAGCATTTCTTCTAAAACTCAGTGTCTCTCAAG CTACACCGCAGGACTCAACCGTACCGTATGCCGGGCGTCGTCGTGGTACTAA
- the LOC125521971 gene encoding uncharacterized protein LOC125521971 isoform X1: protein MLLCSFCGDVAAPDYHATAAGHGGQYPYYSYGGGADALCRCGRPATMTVPTEEGFFDDIFGARARQLRSRSRSKSTKSSSVISFDEFGSGRSAFRSVTTSGGAVKLLSPPSRPSSGEPDVRFHFLVERCARAPSISSKTQCLSRTQPYRMPGVVVVLTARPPTPAPTPTRDPPPPRTPSCWTTSKTPKPTPKFNYHLQIKSWASFMAV from the exons ATGCTCCTCTGCAGCTTCTGCGGCGACGTAGCTGCCCCTGACTACCATGCTACCGCGGCCGGCCACGGCGGCCAGTACCCGTACTACTCCTACGGCGGTGGCGCCGACGCCTTGTGCCGCTGTGGCAGGCCGGCGACGATGACCGTGCCCACCGAGGAGGGTTTCTTTGACGACATCTTCGGCGCCCGTGCACGTCAGTTGCGGTCGAGGTCCAGGTCCAAGTCCACCAAGTCGTCGTCGGTGATCAGCTTCGACGAGTTTGGCTCCGGCCGCTCCGCCTTCCGGTCGGTGACCACCAGCGGCGGCGCGGTAAAGCTGCTCTCTCCTCCTTCACGTCCAAGCTCAGGTGAACCAGACGTCAG GTTCCACTTCTTGGTGGAGCGATGTGCGCGTGCACCTAGCATTTCTTCTAAAACTCAGTGTCTCTCAAG GACTCAACCGTACCGTATGCCGGGCGTCGTCGTGGTACTAACGGCCAGGCCACCGACGCCGGCACCGACCCCCACCAGAGATCCGCCGCCGCCCAGGACCCCAAGCTGCTGGACGACTTCGAAGACGCCGAAGCCGACACCAAAGTTTAACTACCACCTCCAAATCAAATCTTGGGCTTCATTCATGGCTGTCTAG